Proteins from a genomic interval of Diospyros lotus cultivar Yz01 chromosome 6, ASM1463336v1, whole genome shotgun sequence:
- the LOC127803579 gene encoding S-adenosylmethionine decarboxylase proenzyme-like, giving the protein MALPISAIGFEGYEKRLEISFSEPGIFADPGGMGFRSLSKSQLDEILSPAECTIVSSLSNDEVDSYVLSESSLFVYPYKIIIKTCGTTKLLLSIPPILKLAEMLSLSVRSVRYTRGTFLFPGAQAFPHRNFSEEVAVLDSYFGKLGSGSKAYVMGSDDKPQKWHVYSASAESSTNSNPVYTLEMCMTGLDSKKASVFYKTSASSAALMTESSGIRMILPESEICDFEFEPCGYSMNAVEGSAISTIHVTPEDGFSYASFEAVGYDFKVLNLTCLVERVLACFEPIEFSVAVHADADVAGVVDGEMNVDVKGYFCGERSYEVLGKGGGVIVYKSFTRAGGCGSPRSILQCCCWSETEEDEKVLKM; this is encoded by the coding sequence ATGGCCCTGCCCATTTCAGCAATTGGTTTTGAGGGATACGAAAAGAGACTCGAGATATCATTCTCTGAACCTGGGATTTTTGCTGATCCAGGAGGCATGGGCTTCCGCTCTTTGTCCAAATCCCAATTGGATGAAATTCTAAGCCCAGCTGAATGCACAATTGTCAGTTCATTATCGAACGATGAAGTTGACTCTTATGTTCTTTCTGAATCTAGCCTCTTTGTGTACCCGTACAAAATTATCATCAAAACCTGTGGGACTACAAAATTGCTTCTCTCAATCCCACCCATCCTGAAGTTAGCCGAGATGCTTTCGCTTTCTGTGAGATCAGTGAGGTACACTCGTGGAACCTTTTTGTTTCCTGGCGCCCAGGCGTTTCCTCATCGCAACTTCTCCGAAGAAGTTGCTGTCCTGGATAGCTACTTTGGCAAGCTTGGTTCTGGAAGCAAGGCTTATGTAATGGGTAGCGATGATAAACCTCAGAAGTGGCACGTTTACTCTGCTTCAGCCGAATCATCAACAAATTCGAACCCGGTTTACACACTGGAGATGTGCATGACTGGTTTGGACAGCAAGAAGGCATCTGTGTTTTACAAGACTTCTGCAAGCTCTGCTGCTCTGATGACTGAATCCTCTGGTATTAGGATGATTCTACCGGAGTCTGAGATATGCGACTTTGAATTTGAGCCTTGCGGTTACTCCATGAATGCCGTTGAGGGGAGCGCAATTTCTACCATTCACGTAACCCCTGAAGATGGATTCAGCTATGCGAGTTTTGAAGCAGTGGGATATGATTTCAAAGTGTTGAATTTGACCTGCCTGGTTGAGAGAGTGTTGGCTTGCTTTGAGCCAATCGAGTTTTCTGTTGCTGTCCATGCTGATGCTGATGTTGCTGGGGTAGTTGATGGTGAAATGAATGTGGATGTGAAGGGATATTTCTGTGGAGAAAGGAGCTATGAGGTTCTTGGCAAAGGGGGTGGGGTCATTGTTTACAAGAGCTTCACAAGGGCTGGTGGCTGTGGGTCTCCCAGGTCAATTCTGCAATGCTGCTGTTGGAGTGAGACTGAGGAAGACGAGAAAGTGCTAAAGATGTAA